In the genome of Tissierellales bacterium, the window TTATTGCATGGACAGATTGCAGTTACATGGAGTCAGCATCTAGGAGCAAATCTTATACTTATAGCAAATGATGATGTATCGACAGATAGCGTGCAGCAGAGCTTGATGGATATGGCAGCTCCTGACAATATTCAAACTAGATATTTTTCGATTCAAAAAACTATAGATGTAATACACAAAGCGGCAGATCGTCAGATGATATTTATCGTAGCGAGAACACCTCAAGATGTTCTAAAAATGGTAGAGGGCGGAGTACCTATTGAAAAAGTGAATGTTGGAAATATGCATTTTTCAGAAGGTAAGAAACAAATTTCATCTACAGTATCAGTTGATACAAGTGATATAGAAGCATTTAAAAAACTAGGTGAACTAGGCGTAGAGTGTGAAGTTAGAAGAGTACCTAGTGAACCGGGAAAAGATATCCTAACTATGATTTAAAATAGTGATTGGGAAACCGATTAATTGACTAGGAAACAAATTGAGTTTAAATACTTGATTTTATTTAAAATAAAAAATAAAAGGGGGAGATTCAATGTTTATCAAAGCTTTATTAGTAGCACTTTGGGCAGGTATAGCTGGAGTTGACTTGTTTAATGGATTGACACATTTGCACAGACCAGTTGTTACAGGAGTTGTAGTTGGCCTTATATTAGGAGATGTACAAACAGGGTTAATTGCAGGAGCGACATTAGAATTAGTTTGGATGGGTATGGTTCCACTTGCAGGAGCACAGCCACCTAATGTTGTAATTGGAGGAATTATTGGAACGTCGTTTGCGATACTTGCAAATCAAGATCCGAATGTAGCGGTAGGGATTGCCGTACCATTTGCGGTGGCAGCACAAGCTATGATTACTATTTTATTTACTATAATGTCACCAGTTATGCACAAGGCAGATAATTATGCAGACACATCAAATACAGCAGGTATAGAAAAAATTAATTATTTAGCATTATTGGGATTGTTCACATTTTATGCAGTAATAGCATTTTTGCCAGTATATATTGGTGCAGACAAAGCTGCTGCGATTGTTGGAGCCCTTCCTAAGGTTTTAATTGATGGACTTGGTGTAGCCGGCGGGATGATGCCAGCCATAGGTTTTGCTATGCTTTTGAAAATAATGTTGAAAAAAGAATATGTTGCTTTTATGATACTAGGATTTATATTGGTGACTTATTTGAATTTACCAATACTTGCGGTTGCGCTTATAGGATTGTCAATAGCTCTATATGATTATTATTTAGCTAAAGACAAAAGTCAAAATGTAGTTCAAGTAAAAGAGGAGGTTATGTCAGATGGAATCTAATGTATATAAGGATCAAGCTGTAGAAAAAGTAGTTACTAAAAAAGACTTAAACAAAATGGCATGGCGATCACTTTTATTACAAGCATCGTTTAACTATGAGAGAATGCAGGCGTGTGGATGGCTCTATTCAATGCTTCCAGCGCTCAAAAAAATACACAAGGATAAAGATGATTTATCGACATCAATGAAGATGCATATGGAATTTTTCAACACACATCCATTTCTAGTTACATTCATTATGGGAATTGTTGCAGCTATGGAAGAAAACAAAGAAAACCCAAATACTATTCGTGGAATAAAAGTAGCTACTATGGGACCACTTGGTGGAATCGGAGATGCACTTTTCTGGTTGACACTATTACCTATATGTGCAGGAATCGGATCGGCAATAGCCCTAGATGGTAGTGTTGCAGGACCAATTGTATTTTTGATTGTATTTAATATAGTACATTTTGGACTTAGATTTGGACTAATGCATTATGGTTACAATACAGGGGTTGGAGCAATTACAAAACTAAAAGAGAATACGAAATATGTATCTAGAGCAGCATCTATATTGGGACTTGCTGTTGTTGGTGGACTTATAGCTTCTTATATAAGATTTAGCACAACATTATCTATTACAGCGGGTCAGGCTGTTGTAAATATTCAAACAGATTTATTGGATAAAGTTATGCCAAACCTATTGCCACTTGCATATACATTGCTTATGTATAAGGGTTTGAAAAAAGGATGGTCTCCAGTTGCGCTTATTGGAGTAACTGTTGTGATTGGTGTTGTTGGAAGAATGCTTGGTATTGTTTAGAATTTTGGGGAATTAGGCTCTATTTGAGCCTAATTTCTTTCATTCATTTTAAGGAGGCACAAAATGGTAGGAATAATAATTACAGGGCATGGAAAATTTGCAGAAGGGATAGTTTCTGCTTTAGAGGTAATAGTTGGATCTCAGCCACAGATAAGTACAGTGAATTTTTTAGAAACTGATGGCACAGATGAATTGAAAGCG includes:
- a CDS encoding PTS system mannose/fructose/sorbose family transporter subunit IID; protein product: MESNVYKDQAVEKVVTKKDLNKMAWRSLLLQASFNYERMQACGWLYSMLPALKKIHKDKDDLSTSMKMHMEFFNTHPFLVTFIMGIVAAMEENKENPNTIRGIKVATMGPLGGIGDALFWLTLLPICAGIGSAIALDGSVAGPIVFLIVFNIVHFGLRFGLMHYGYNTGVGAITKLKENTKYVSRAASILGLAVVGGLIASYIRFSTTLSITAGQAVVNIQTDLLDKVMPNLLPLAYTLLMYKGLKKGWSPVALIGVTVVIGVVGRMLGIV
- the agaW gene encoding PTS N-acetylgalactosamine transporter subunit IIC, which codes for MFIKALLVALWAGIAGVDLFNGLTHLHRPVVTGVVVGLILGDVQTGLIAGATLELVWMGMVPLAGAQPPNVVIGGIIGTSFAILANQDPNVAVGIAVPFAVAAQAMITILFTIMSPVMHKADNYADTSNTAGIEKINYLALLGLFTFYAVIAFLPVYIGADKAAAIVGALPKVLIDGLGVAGGMMPAIGFAMLLKIMLKKEYVAFMILGFILVTYLNLPILAVALIGLSIALYDYYLAKDKSQNVVQVKEEVMSDGI
- the agaV gene encoding PTS N-acetylgalactosamine transporter subunit IIB, with the translated sequence MGKPNILLTRIDNRLLHGQIAVTWSQHLGANLILIANDDVSTDSVQQSLMDMAAPDNIQTRYFSIQKTIDVIHKAADRQMIFIVARTPQDVLKMVEGGVPIEKVNVGNMHFSEGKKQISSTVSVDTSDIEAFKKLGELGVECEVRRVPSEPGKDILTMI